The following proteins are co-located in the Meleagris gallopavo isolate NT-WF06-2002-E0010 breed Aviagen turkey brand Nicholas breeding stock chromosome 13, Turkey_5.1, whole genome shotgun sequence genome:
- the THAP11 gene encoding THAP domain-containing protein 11: LPGAQEGPVEGGPPDHSYSLSSGTTSEELLRKLNEQRDIIALLEVKMKEMKGSIRRLRLAEAQLREEIREKDRLLHAASVGARKRHGL; the protein is encoded by the coding sequence TTGCCGGGAGCTCAGGAAGGCCCCGTGGAAGGCGGCCCGCCGGACCATTCGTACTCCTTGTCGTCCGGCACCACGTCggaggagctgctgaggaagCTGAACGAGCAACGTGACATCATCGCTCTGCTGGAGGTAAAGATGAAGGAGATGAAGGGCAGCATCCGCCGCCTGCGTCTGGCCGAGGCCCAGCTCCGCGAGGAGATCCGAGAGAAGGACCGGCTGCTCCACGCCGCCAGCGTCGGGGCCCGAAAGCGCCACGGGCTCTGA
- the NUTF2 gene encoding nuclear transport factor 2, giving the protein MGDKPIWEQIGSSFVQHYYQLFDADRTQLGAIYIDASCLTWEGQQFQGKAAIVEKLSSLPFQKIQHSITAQDHQPTPDSCILSMVVGQLKADEDPIMGFHQIFLLKNINDAWVCTNDMFRLALHNFG; this is encoded by the exons ATGGGAGACAAGCCTATCTGGGAGCAGATTGGGTCCAGCTTCGTACAACATTACTACCAGCTTTTTGATGCAGACAGGACTCAGTTAGGAGCAATATAT ATTGATGCATCATGCCTTACGTGGGAAGGACAGCAGTTCCAGGGCAAAGCAGCTATCGTTGAAAAACTCTCT AGCCTTCCTTTCcaaaaaatacaacacagcatcacagcacaAGACCACCAACCTACACCTGACAGCTGTATACTCAGTATGGTAGTGGGACAGCTTAAG GCTGATGAAGATCCTATCATGGGATTCCACCAGATATTTCTATTAAAGAACATCAACGATGCCTGGGTTTGCACCAATGACATGTTCAGGCTAGCATTGCACAACTTTGGCTGA